A window from Flammeovirgaceae bacterium encodes these proteins:
- a CDS encoding metallophosphoesterase: protein MQKRIMVLFVFSLLFLVMDYYIFQAVVLVSKDWPAVWKGLFRYGFWVPSALCFLAMLWWAFGDPYAHSSSFRNWIVTGIFTIYISKLFAVLFLFADDIQRGVRYLASLFSRNGPAGLPGEPIPRSEFLSRAALMAATVPFSAFTYGIISGAHDYRVKRVAISLPNLPKVFDGLTIGQVSDIHSGSFFNKTAVKGGVEMLLKEKPDMVFFTGDLVNNQTTEVKGYIDVFNKVKAPLGVFSVTGNHDYGDYHRWESAHAKAQNFQDLIRVHHELGFDLLQNEHRWVEVDGERIAVIGNENWGAGRFSKYGKLDQAYRGAEAPVKLLLSHDPSHWDAQVRPYYKDIDIMFSGHTHGFQFGVEVGGFRWSPSQYIYKQWAGLYKEEGQYLYVNRGFGYLGYPGRVGIPPEITIVTLKSA from the coding sequence ATGCAAAAGAGGATAATGGTGCTTTTCGTTTTTTCCCTCCTTTTCCTGGTAATGGATTATTATATATTCCAGGCAGTGGTTTTGGTAAGCAAAGATTGGCCAGCGGTGTGGAAGGGGCTTTTCAGGTATGGCTTTTGGGTACCTTCCGCCTTGTGTTTTTTGGCCATGCTGTGGTGGGCCTTTGGCGACCCTTACGCGCATTCCTCCAGCTTTCGCAATTGGATCGTCACCGGCATATTCACCATTTACATATCCAAGTTGTTTGCCGTGCTGTTCTTGTTTGCTGACGACATCCAGCGTGGCGTCCGTTACCTGGCATCCCTTTTTTCCAGGAATGGCCCTGCGGGTTTGCCGGGGGAGCCCATCCCCAGGTCTGAATTCCTGTCGCGGGCGGCATTGATGGCCGCCACGGTTCCTTTTAGTGCTTTTACGTATGGTATCATTTCAGGGGCCCACGACTATAGGGTAAAACGCGTTGCCATTTCCCTTCCTAACTTGCCCAAAGTATTTGATGGCCTTACCATAGGCCAGGTATCGGATATCCATTCCGGCAGTTTCTTCAACAAAACGGCCGTTAAAGGTGGCGTTGAAATGCTGCTTAAGGAAAAACCCGATATGGTTTTTTTTACCGGGGACCTGGTCAACAACCAAACCACCGAGGTAAAAGGTTATATCGATGTGTTCAACAAAGTAAAAGCGCCCCTTGGCGTGTTTTCCGTCACGGGAAACCATGACTATGGGGACTACCACCGATGGGAGAGTGCACACGCAAAAGCACAAAACTTTCAGGATTTGATCAGGGTCCACCATGAATTGGGCTTTGACCTGTTGCAAAACGAACACAGGTGGGTAGAGGTGGATGGGGAAAGGATTGCGGTTATCGGCAACGAAAACTGGGGGGCAGGGCGTTTTTCAAAATACGGAAAGTTGGACCAGGCCTACCGGGGCGCGGAGGCCCCCGTGAAACTTTTGCTCAGCCACGACCCCAGCCATTGGGACGCACAAGTGCGCCCCTATTATAAAGATATTGATATCATGTTTTCTGGACATACCCATGGTTTTCAGTTTGGTGTGGAAGTAGGAGGTTTTAGGTGGAGCCCCTCACAGTACATATACAAACAGTGGGCGGGGCTCTATAAAGAGGAAGGCCAATACCTGTACGTCAACAGGGGGTTTGGTTACCTGGGGTACCCTGGCCGCGTGGGCATCCCCCCTGAGATTACGATCGTGACATTGAAAAGCGCCTGA